In Vespula pensylvanica isolate Volc-1 chromosome 2, ASM1446617v1, whole genome shotgun sequence, the genomic window TATCGCGAGGAAGGCTCTTTGAAGATTTTTCAAGAGACTCGGAAAAAAGGTGTTTGCACGATGAAAGCAAAGCGATTCTCAAATGAATGTTTTCTTTACCTCCTCTTGTTCCTTCCTTTTGGAAGCTTCTATGGCCGCTGTTTCGATAACCTCCGTCACAAATTTCGTCGTTTCCCTCATGAGTTCCTCGTCCTCCTTGAaagcttcttttctttgctccAACGTCCCAGTCATCAGATTTCTTTCGTGCTCCTCCATCGTAGGCGATTGAAATGATAAGCTCGTCTTCTCGGTCATCGTAATAATTGAAAGTTTCTCCCTTTTGTTCTCTA contains:
- the LOC122627169 gene encoding uncharacterized protein LOC122627169 isoform X2 gives rise to the protein MTEKTSLSFQSPTMEEHERNLMTGTLEQRKEAFKEDEELMRETTKFVTEVIETAAIEASKRKEQEEGGDFGEGSSLKGGNTIAGWNNRARGFCNRILNALCPCFSNNELFNWTPYRYRFTRP